A window of Microcystis aeruginosa FD4 contains these coding sequences:
- a CDS encoding transposase, which produces MAVTSNQPDFIPLLINGRPLKSLNQFYNQRRAKLQSLLKGNRQSSQRIRRLTRCRNQKVDDYLHKATGKRISRGLYRTDRGFLCQSDVMGSYNILRKAFPNAFNRYGIERCVVHPRRINLSK; this is translated from the coding sequence ATGGCTGTAACTTCAAATCAACCGGATTTTATCCCTTTGTTGATTAATGGCAGACCGTTAAAAAGCCTGAATCAATTTTATAACCAACGTCGAGCTAAGTTACAATCTCTGTTAAAAGGTAATCGTCAAAGTTCCCAGAGGATTCGCCGTTTAACTCGATGTCGAAATCAGAAAGTAGATGATTATCTTCATAAGGCTACAGGAAAAAGAATTTCGCGAGGGTTATATCGTACAGATAGAGGATTTCTTTGCCAATCTGATGTCATGGGTTCCTACAACATTTTGCGAAAAGCATTCCCAAATGCGTTTAACCGCTATGGGATAGAGAGGTGCGTAGTTCACCCAAGGAGAATCAATCTCTCGAAGTAA